Within the Saccharopolyspora gloriosae genome, the region CCCGTCCGCGCCCGCTTCTCGCAGCAGCGAGCGGGCGAGCTCCGGGTCACGCGCGGGTTCGGGCAGGTCGGCCGGGTAGAACCGCAGGCCCGCGCCGAACAGGTCGTTGCCGACCCGGCCTTGGCCGCTGAGCGCGATGTCGAGCAGCGCGCGTCGATCCAGCCCCGCTCGGACCGCCCGCACCAGGCGGGGATCGGAGAACGGCGGCCGGTCCACCTTGAGCAGCAGCGCCTGCATCGTGCCGAACGGCGCGGAGAACACCCGCGCGCGCCCGCCCTGTTCCAGCAGTCGCACCGAGTTCGCGCTGACGTCGTGGGCGTAGTCGACCTGCCCGGACAGCAGCGCGTTCACCCGCGCGCTCTCCTCCTCCATCGGCACGAACTCCAGCTCGGCCAGAGTGGCCGGGCCGGACCAGTGGCCGTCGAATCGGGCGAACACGGCCGGTTTGCCCGGTTCGAACGAGACGTAGCGGAACGGCCCGGAGCCCACGGGAGCGGTGAAGTCGGTGGTGCCGGCGGGCACGATCTCGGTGGCCGGGGCTCCCCACGCGGCGGGGAACTCGAAGTTCGGCGCCCCCAGCACCAATTCCAGTTCGGTGGCCGAAATCGCTTTGCTGGCACCGAAATCCACGTCGGCGAAGTGCGAACCAGCCTGCGCGGCGGTGGATTCATCGGCGATGCGCCGGTAGGTGTAGAGCACGTCCTCGGCGGTCACCGGCCGTCCATCGTGGAACTGCGCCGGGCGCAACCGAATCCGCCAGCGAGTGCCGGTCGGGTCCGGCTGCCACGATTCCGCCAGGCGCGGCACCACGCTCATGTCGTCGGCGTAACCGACCAGCGTGTCGAACAGCGCTTTCGCCCGCGCTTGGTCGACGAACAGCGATCCGGTGTGCGGGTCCAAGGATTCGGTGGCCCCACCAGCGGGGAACGCCACCCGCAACCGTCCCGGACTCGACCCGGTGCCGCCGGAGCAGGACACCAAGGGCACCGCGGCGAACGCGCCCGCAACTCCCGCGAGCAGCCGCCGACGGCCGATCACGCCGCTCACGCGACGCGAGAAGACTCGGGAAACAGCCCGGAATCCGGCGTGTACAGGGAGTTCGGGTGCACTGCGTACCTCCTCGGGGCTCCGCGACCCCGTGCGAATCGGTACGACGGTGCCAGTCTCCTGGCTCATGGATCAGCGCCGCGCCCGGCCTTCCCACCGATTTCCCGGCAGTGGCCCCAGTGGACGCGGCTCCCCATTCACAGTGGCGGGACCGCGCCGGATTCACACCGGCTTCCTGCACACCGTCGCAATGGAACGTCGCGTCAACCTTTCAGCGTGCGTCGATCGTTGTCAAGAAAGATGTGAACCACCCGATGCACTTCGACCACGGGTCGTCACCCGACCACCCAGCGAAGCGGTGCCATCGGCAGGAGCTCAGTATTCGTCGTGGTAGCGGACCTTGTCGCTGCCCGCCGGTGCCCCGACCTCGCTCGCGCGGCCCTCCGGCTCCTCCCATTCCTCCTGCCTGCCCAGTGCGGTCAGGTCGAGCAAGCTGGTGGTGCTGCCCAGCCCGTCGAGTCCGCGCGCGTAGGTGGAGTAGGTGTGGAACACGGCGTCGCCGTTGCGCAGGAACACGCTCAGGCCGGGGAGTTCGAACGGCTCGACGCCTTCGAGGTAGTAGCCGACTCCGGCCTGTTCCAGCTCGTCCCTGGTGCGGTAGTTGTATTCGATCGGCGAGACCGACGCGTCGTGGGTGACGTGGAAGTCGTGGTTGAACCGGCTGCGGCCGGACGAGTACCACGGGAACGTCCAGCCCATCCGCCGCTTGAACGGCTCGATCTTGTCCAGCGGAGCGCGGGAGACCACGGCCAGCGAGGTGTCCCGCGCCCGCAGGTGGGTGAGCTCGCCGAACTGGTCGACGAACCCGGAACAGCTCGGGCAGCCCGCGTCCCAGCTCGGGTCGAACATGAAGTGGTAGGTCAGCAGCTGGCGGCGCCCGTCGAACAGGTCGAGCAGCCCGGCCTCGCCGTCCGGCCCGTCGAACCGGTAGTCCTCGTCGATCCGGACCATCGGCAGTCGCCTGCGGTCGGCGTTGAGCGCGTCCCGCGCCTTCGTCGCCGCCTTCTCCCGCGCCAGCAGTTCCTTGCGCGCGGCGAGCCATTCCTCCCGCGACACGACCTCGGGCAAGCTCATCGTTGATCCTCCTCGGTTGTCAGTCCTCGCCGAGGTGGACCGCCCGGCCCGCGAGAACTCATCGCGGAGCCCGGCGGTTCCCCCGAACGGACTACCGGACTACGCGCGGGAAACGTTGTCGGGGGTCTGGTGCAGAGTGTTGCCATCACCGACCGGAACTTCACGAGGACCACCGATGACAGCACCCGAGTTCCCCGCAGGCGCCCTGGATTCCGGCGGATGCCCTGCCTGGATCTCCGACCTCGGCGCGGAGGATCCGCACCAGACCGTGCACCTGGTGCGGGATCTGCGGCCGCTGGACGCGCTGGAGGTGCTGGGGGCGAAGCTCAAGCACGTGCGGCCGTGCACCTTGCCGGCGGAGCGCGCCGACGAGCACACCTCGCTGCCGCGCACCGCGTTCGGCGAGGCCGATTGCAGCTCGGTGCTGCTGGCCGGGCGGATCGGTGACTGGACGTTCGTCTTCGACGACGCGGGCATGGCGACCGAGGTCTGGGACGCGGCGGGCGGCCTAGAATCGGCCGCCGTGGCGCTGTCCCGGGGCGGTGGTGCTGCGCTGAGCCTGGCGCACGACTCCGCCGGGCCGAGCTGCGGGCTCGAATTCGCCGAGCACGGCGCGCAAGTGCTGTGGACGAACTCCGACGACCTCGACGCGATCGCGCCCGACCTGGAGGGCAGGCTCAAGGACGCCGTTGACGCCGCCGGGATCGTCGAGCAGGACTATCTGGATCCGGGTGAGCGCGACCCGGACGCGGTGATCCGCACGGGCTGCGTGCTCGCGGGAATCACCTCTTGGACATCGGCCGACATCCGCGCCGCGGACCCGGTGATGCTGCCCTTCGGCTGAGCTCGATCGTCGACCAGTGATGGTGCCGAACGAACAACACCCCACCACCGATTGTGAGGAAATGCCATGCCCACTCCCGGTTTTCCAGATGGGACCCTGGACTCCGATGAGCACCCGATCTGGATGTCCGAACTGGACGTGATCGGTCATTCCGCCGTGCACCTGGTCCGCGACGTGCGGCCCCGCGCAGCGCTGGAGATCCTCGGACTGGACGCTGATTCAGCCGTGCCGTGCACGTTGCCCGCGCAGTCCCCCGACGAGTTCACCTCGTTACCACGTGCCGCCCTCGGCGACCCCGACTGCGTGGCGGTGCTGCTGGTAGGCCGGATCGGTGGCTGGACGCTGGTCTTCGACGACGCCGGTGCGACCAACGAGGTCGGCAACCTGGAACGCGCCCGTGCGGTGAACGCGGCGGCAGGCGGCGACTGGTCCGGGCTCGAGGCGATGGCAGGCGAGCCGAAACCGGTCGTGCAGGATCCGAGCGTGGCCCTTTCCGCCGGAGGAGGACCCGCGGTGACCATCCGAACGAATTTCACCGGGCCCCCGTTCAGCATCGAGTACGCGATCGACGGCGAGATGGTCTTCGGCACGGACTCGCACGACCTGGACCTCCAGGACGCGCAACCACGAGCCGATGTCCGGGCGGCGATCGCGGCGGCGGGAATCGCGGAACAGGATGACCTGGAGCCCGGCGAGATGGACACCTCCGGCGTGGCCCGGATCGGCTGTGCCCTCGCGGGCGCGATCTGGACGATGGACGACCTGCGGGCGACCGAGCTGCTCGCGGTCACGTTCGACTGAGGAGTCCTCGCGGAACGATCTTTGATCTCCGCCTTGTCAGCGGCGGAGCCGCTGAGCAGTGGCCGGCCTGAGCAGGCCGACCACCGGCGGGTTCTCGGCGGCTTCCTCGCGCGGACGGCGATTTCGCGGTGCACGGCCGATGCCGCGGCGAGGTAGCCGCTGAGGTTCCGCCGACCCGCCCCCACGAGGGCCACTCCGAAAGGGCTCCTCAGCGCGTCGGGCGGCGGGTTCGCCGGGTGGGGGTGGCGGTGGTGGGGTCGTCCGGCCAGGGGTGCTTCGGGTAGCGGCCGCGGAGGTCGGCTCGGACCTGCGGGTAGCCGGTGACCCAGAAGGACTCCAGGTCGGAAGTGACCGCCGCCGGGCGCCCGGCGGGGGAAAGCAGGTGCAGCACCAGCGGAATCCGGCCGCCCGCGAGCATCGGGGCCTGCCGCCAGCCGAAGACCTCCTGCACCTTCACCGGCAGCACCGGCCGATCATCCGAGTAGTCGATCTTGATGCGGGAGCCGGACGGCACCTCGACGCTCTCAGGCGCGAGCTCGTCGAACCGCGCCGCCTCGTCCCACGGGATCAGGCGGCGCAGCCCGCTCCCCGCTGAGATCCGCGCCAGGTCGGCCCGCTTGCGGGCTCGGGAGAGCTCCGGCTCCAGCCACGAATCCGCTTGGGACAGCAGGGAATCGTCGTCGACGGCGGGCCAGGGCTCGCCGAGCGCCGCGTGCAGGAAGCTGATGCGGTGGCGCAGCCGGACCGCGTCCTGGCTCCAGTTCACCAGGTCCAGCCCGTCCGCCCGGAGCCCGTCGAGCAGCGCTTCGCGCACCAGCGCCGGGTCCGGTTGGCGAAGCGGCCTGCTGTCCACGGTGATCGCGCCGATCCGCTCCTCGCGCACCGCCCGCACGTCGCCGCCCGACCAGCCGACCTCGTCCCGCACGCTGAGCAGCGGAGCGGCGACTCGCCGGGCCAATCCCTCATCCGCCGGAGCCGCGAGCCGCACCGTGCCGTGCGGCGCGCCGGGTGCGCGGTCGGCGACCGCGACCGCCAGCCACTCCGCGTGCCGCAGCGGTGATCCGGTCGGTACTTCGACGGCCGTGCCGGAGGCCATCAGGTAGATCGGCGAATCCGGAGCCCGCCGCCGCGCGACCCGTTCCGGGAACGCGAGCGCCACGACCTCAGCGGCACCCGCACTCCCCTGCCGCGCCGATGTTCCCGCCCGTTGCGCCAGCCTGCGGGATTCCCGTCGCCACCGGTCGGAGCCCGGCCCGCCGCGCCGCAGCCGCGCCAGCGCGGAGTCCACATCGGACTCCGAAGTCACGGTGTCGTCGTCGAGCAGCGCCACGACTTCGCTCGCCGCTCGGGCTCCGGCCCGCTCCGTGCCGTCGAGCAGCGCCCGCGCCAGCCTCGGATGCAGCCCCAGCTGGGCCATTCGCCGCCCACGGTCGGTCACCGCGCCGCCGGAGTCCAGCGCGCCGAGCCCGCGCAAGACCTCGTGCCCGGCCGCCAGCGGACCGGTCGGCGGCTCGTCCCACCAGGTCAGCGCGGCACCGTCCGGGGTTCCCCAGCAGGCCAGCTCCAAGGCGAGGCGGGTGAGTTCGGCGGTGCGGATCTCCGGCTCGGCGAACGCGGGCAGCGTGCTGTGCTCGTGCTCCGGCCAGCAGCGGTAGGCGATGCCCGGCCCCTGCCGCCCGGCGCGGCCCGCGCGCTGTTCGGCTCCGGCCTGCGACACCCGCACGGTGGCCAGGCCCGCCAAGCCCCGACGAGTGTCCACTCGGGACACTCGGGACATCCCCGAATCGACGACCGCGCGCACGCCCGGCACCGTCAGGCTCGACTCCGCCACTGCGGTCGCGAGCACCACTTTGCGCCGCTTCCCTTCACGCAGGGCGGAATCCTGCTCGGAATGCGGAAGCCGGCCGTGCAGTGGAAGTACGTCCACATCGGACAGCCCGGACAGCGCGGCGGCGACGCGGCGGATCTCGCCCGCGCCGGGCAGGAAGGTGAGCACGTCGCCGTCCTGCTCGTCGAGCGCGGTCCGCACCGCCCGCGCCACGCACGCCGCGATCCGCTCGCCCCGGTTCGGCGGCAGGTAGCGGTGC harbors:
- a CDS encoding ABC transporter substrate-binding protein produces the protein MSGVIGRRRLLAGVAGAFAAVPLVSCSGGTGSSPGRLRVAFPAGGATESLDPHTGSLFVDQARAKALFDTLVGYADDMSVVPRLAESWQPDPTGTRWRIRLRPAQFHDGRPVTAEDVLYTYRRIADESTAAQAGSHFADVDFGASKAISATELELVLGAPNFEFPAAWGAPATEIVPAGTTDFTAPVGSGPFRYVSFEPGKPAVFARFDGHWSGPATLAELEFVPMEEESARVNALLSGQVDYAHDVSANSVRLLEQGGRARVFSAPFGTMQALLLKVDRPPFSDPRLVRAVRAGLDRRALLDIALSGQGRVGNDLFGAGLRFYPADLPEPARDPELARSLLREAGADGLTWELQTSTVDPYFESAAGLISQQLGEVGMRVTPRVGPSETYFSDIKKNGVASLSRTAALPVPTFLGQRMTSDAGSNNYTGYHSAEFDALHAEALSTADDARRADLLATAQRLSREQSGMVVWGFSGWNVATSDQVSGVRGAPPNSLDWARFDRVSVG
- the hrpB gene encoding ATP-dependent helicase HrpB translates to MSEFSALPDLPVRPVLGEVADALAEHGTTVLVAPPGTGKTTLVPLALAQRGLRVVVAEPRRLATRAAARRMAQLLGEDVGERVGYSVRGERVRGPRTAVEVVTSGLLVRRLQSDPELSGVDVVVLDECHERHLDADLLLALLLDARDGLRPDLRLLATSATIAATRAAEVLDGAPVLHAQARTFPVEHRYLPPNRGERIAACVARAVRTALDEQDGDVLTFLPGAGEIRRVAAALSGLSDVDVLPLHGRLPHSEQDSALREGKRRKVVLATAVAESSLTVPGVRAVVDSGMSRVSRVDTRRGLAGLATVRVSQAGAEQRAGRAGRQGPGIAYRCWPEHEHSTLPAFAEPEIRTAELTRLALELACWGTPDGAALTWWDEPPTGPLAAGHEVLRGLGALDSGGAVTDRGRRMAQLGLHPRLARALLDGTERAGARAASEVVALLDDDTVTSESDVDSALARLRRGGPGSDRWRRESRRLAQRAGTSARQGSAGAAEVVALAFPERVARRRAPDSPIYLMASGTAVEVPTGSPLRHAEWLAVAVADRAPGAPHGTVRLAAPADEGLARRVAAPLLSVRDEVGWSGGDVRAVREERIGAITVDSRPLRQPDPALVREALLDGLRADGLDLVNWSQDAVRLRHRISFLHAALGEPWPAVDDDSLLSQADSWLEPELSRARKRADLARISAGSGLRRLIPWDEAARFDELAPESVEVPSGSRIKIDYSDDRPVLPVKVQEVFGWRQAPMLAGGRIPLVLHLLSPAGRPAAVTSDLESFWVTGYPQVRADLRGRYPKHPWPDDPTTATPTRRTRRPTR
- a CDS encoding DUF899 domain-containing protein is translated as MSLPEVVSREEWLAARKELLAREKAATKARDALNADRRRLPMVRIDEDYRFDGPDGEAGLLDLFDGRRQLLTYHFMFDPSWDAGCPSCSGFVDQFGELTHLRARDTSLAVVSRAPLDKIEPFKRRMGWTFPWYSSGRSRFNHDFHVTHDASVSPIEYNYRTRDELEQAGVGYYLEGVEPFELPGLSVFLRNGDAVFHTYSTYARGLDGLGSTTSLLDLTALGRQEEWEEPEGRASEVGAPAGSDKVRYHDEY